The proteins below come from a single Harpia harpyja isolate bHarHar1 chromosome 2, bHarHar1 primary haplotype, whole genome shotgun sequence genomic window:
- the TMEM165 gene encoding transmembrane protein 165 encodes MGSPPPSPPPLPRAAALLFAVSLLLAAPAGLRAAPEEEPGRKKEPPPPPAVAAAQGAEPRAEKGSSPVAPVHIVNEESADKTNLGFIHAFVAAISVIIVSELGDKTFFIAAIMAMRYNRLTVLAGAMLALGLMTCLSVLFGYATTVIPRVYTYYVSTALFAIFGIRMLREGLKMSPDEGQEELEEVQAEIKKKDEELQRTKLLNGPGDVESGPGTTIPQKKWLHFISPIFVQAFTLTFLAEWGDRSQLTTIVLAAREDPYGVAVGGTVGHCLCTGLAVIGGRMIAQKISVRTVTIIGGIVFLAFAFSALFISPDSGF; translated from the exons ATGGGctcgccgccgccgtccccgccgccgctcccgcgggCCGCCGCGCTGCTGTTCGCTGTCTCGTTGTTGctggcggccccggcggggctgCGAGCCGCTCCGGAGGAAGAACCCGGCAGGAAGAaggaaccgccgccgccgccggcggtggcggcggcgcaGGGAGCCGAACCGAGGGCTGAG AAGGGGTCCTCGCCAGTTGCTCCAGTTCACATTGTCAATGAAGAGTCAGCTGACAAGACTAATTTGGGCTTTATTCATGCATTTGTGGCTGCTATATCGGTCATCATCGTATCAGAACTGGGGGATAAGACCTTCTTCATTGCAGCCATCATGGCAATGCGGTACAACCGTTTGACTGTACTGGCTGGTGCTATGCTTGCCTTGGGACTGATGACGTGTTTATCAG ttttgtttggcTATGCCACCACAGTTATTCCTCGTGTGTACACATACTATGTATCAACGGCACTGTTTGCAATTTTTGGCATCCGAATGCTTCGGGAAGGCTTGAAAATGAGTCCAGATGAGGGTCAGGAAGAGCTGGAGGAAGttcaagcagaaattaaaaaaaaagatgaggaa CTTCAGAGAACTAAACTGTTAAATGGGCCAGGAGATGTGGAATCAGGGCCAGGCACCACTATACCTCAGAAGAAGTGGCTACACTTCATTTCTCCAATCTTTGTTCAAGCTTTTACTTTAACATTTTTAGCAGAATGGGGTGATCGTTCCCAATTAACAACCATAGTCTTGGCTGCCAGAGAG GACCCCTATGGTGTGGCGGTAGGAGGAACAGTGGGACATTGCCTATGCACTGGTTTAGCAGTTATCGGAGGGAGAATGATAGCACAAAAAATTTCTGTTAGGACTG tgacaATCATAGGAGGCATTGTCTTCTTagcatttgcattttctgcacTATTTATAAGTCCAGACtctggtttttaa
- the SRD5A3 gene encoding polyprenol reductase isoform X5 has product MTELTANAPGGTRWFTHFYVVSVLWNGFLLIGLFQAEFLGGSLPSWIQHVHRSLGRDSQSEDTDSEHFSALLVLLLLWLHSCRRLAECLWTSVFSNGVIHIVQYCFGLGYYIAVGSTVLCQVPSNVRNGKELSVQICWYHVVGVTMYIWASLHQHRCLVILANLRKSKSGKVISLSHSVPFGDWFERVSCPHYFAELLIYVSMAITLGFHNVTWWCVVMYVLFNQALAAVLCHEFYQKNFSSYPKHRKAFIPFVF; this is encoded by the exons ATGACGGAGCTCACAGCAAACGCCCCAGGTGGCACAAG GTGGTTTACTCACTTTTATGTGGTTTCTGTGCTCTGGAACGGCTTTCTGCTGATCGGGCTTTTCCAAGCCGAGTTCCTTGGAGGGTCGCTCCCATCATGGATTCAGCATGTGCACCGCTCTCTTGGCAGAGATTCTCAGAGTGAGGACACGG ATAGTGAGCACTTCTCTGCACTCCTGGTTCTCCTACTGCTTTGGTTGCATAGCTGTCGAAGACTTGCAGAATGCCTCTGGACCAGCGTGTTTTCCAATGGCGTCATTCACATCGTGCAGTACTGCTTTGGACTTGGTTACTACATTGCTGTTGGCTCAACTGTGCTATGTCAAGTGCCTAGTAACGTCAGGAATG GTAAGGAGCTTTCTGTGCAGATCTGCTGGTACCACGTTGTAGGAGTTACGATGTACATTTGGGCCTCTCTTCACCAACACAGATGTCTTGTGATTCTAGCTAATCTTAGAAAAAGTAAATCAG GAAAGGTCATAAGTCTGAGCCACAGTGTGCCTTTTGGAGACTGGTTTGAGAGAGTTTCATGCCCTCATTATTTTGCAGAGCTCCTCATATATGTATCTATGGCCATCACGCTTGGGTTTCACAACGTGACGTGGTGGTGTGTAGTGATGTATGTTCTTTTTAACCAGGCACTGGCTGCTGTTTTGTGTCATGAGTTCTATCAGAAAAACTTTAGCTCCTACCCAAAGCATCGAAAAGCATTTATACCATTTGTTTTTTAG
- the SRD5A3 gene encoding polyprenol reductase isoform X4: MPAVLAAAWSLLAAAFLAALVLVPRLRRAGVVSGLLQDLVRYGKTKRGCGQRPGWLRLLQAPKRWFTHFYVVSVLWNGFLLIGLFQAEFLGGSLPSWIQHVHRSLGRDSQSEDTGNEHFSALLVLLLLWLHSCRRLAECLWTSVFSNGVIHIVQYCFGLGYYIAVGSTVLCQVPSNVRNGKVISLSHSVPFGDWFERVSCPHYFAELLIYVSMAITLGFHNVTWWCVVMYVLFNQALAAVLCHEFYQKNFSSYPKHRKAFIPFVF, encoded by the exons aTGCCGGCGGTGCTGGCCGCCGCCTGGTCCCTGCTGGCCGCCGCCTTCCTGGCGGCGCTGGTGCTGGTGCCGCGGCTGCGGCGGGCCGGCGTCGTCTCCGGCCTCTTGCAGGATCTCGTTCGCTACGGGAAGACGAAGCGCGGCTGCGGGCAGCGCCCGGGCTGGCTGCGCCTCCTCCAGGCCCCCAAGAG GTGGTTTACTCACTTTTATGTGGTTTCTGTGCTCTGGAACGGCTTTCTGCTGATCGGGCTTTTCCAAGCCGAGTTCCTTGGAGGGTCGCTCCCATCATGGATTCAGCATGTGCACCGCTCTCTTGGCAGAGATTCTCAGAGTGAGGACACGGGCAA TGAGCACTTCTCTGCACTCCTGGTTCTCCTACTGCTTTGGTTGCATAGCTGTCGAAGACTTGCAGAATGCCTCTGGACCAGCGTGTTTTCCAATGGCGTCATTCACATCGTGCAGTACTGCTTTGGACTTGGTTACTACATTGCTGTTGGCTCAACTGTGCTATGTCAAGTGCCTAGTAACGTCAGGAATG GAAAGGTCATAAGTCTGAGCCACAGTGTGCCTTTTGGAGACTGGTTTGAGAGAGTTTCATGCCCTCATTATTTTGCAGAGCTCCTCATATATGTATCTATGGCCATCACGCTTGGGTTTCACAACGTGACGTGGTGGTGTGTAGTGATGTATGTTCTTTTTAACCAGGCACTGGCTGCTGTTTTGTGTCATGAGTTCTATCAGAAAAACTTTAGCTCCTACCCAAAGCATCGAAAAGCATTTATACCATTTGTTTTTTAG
- the SRD5A3 gene encoding polyprenol reductase isoform X3, which yields MPAVLAAAWSLLAAAFLAALVLVPRLRRAGVVSGLLQDLVRYGKTKRGCGQRPGWLRLLQAPKRWFTHFYVVSVLWNGFLLIGLFQAEFLGGSLPSWIQHVHRSLGRDSQSEDTDSEHFSALLVLLLLWLHSCRRLAECLWTSVFSNGVIHIVQYCFGLGYYIAVGSTVLCQVPSNVRNGKVISLSHSVPFGDWFERVSCPHYFAELLIYVSMAITLGFHNVTWWCVVMYVLFNQALAAVLCHEFYQKNFSSYPKHRKAFIPFVF from the exons aTGCCGGCGGTGCTGGCCGCCGCCTGGTCCCTGCTGGCCGCCGCCTTCCTGGCGGCGCTGGTGCTGGTGCCGCGGCTGCGGCGGGCCGGCGTCGTCTCCGGCCTCTTGCAGGATCTCGTTCGCTACGGGAAGACGAAGCGCGGCTGCGGGCAGCGCCCGGGCTGGCTGCGCCTCCTCCAGGCCCCCAAGAG GTGGTTTACTCACTTTTATGTGGTTTCTGTGCTCTGGAACGGCTTTCTGCTGATCGGGCTTTTCCAAGCCGAGTTCCTTGGAGGGTCGCTCCCATCATGGATTCAGCATGTGCACCGCTCTCTTGGCAGAGATTCTCAGAGTGAGGACACGG ATAGTGAGCACTTCTCTGCACTCCTGGTTCTCCTACTGCTTTGGTTGCATAGCTGTCGAAGACTTGCAGAATGCCTCTGGACCAGCGTGTTTTCCAATGGCGTCATTCACATCGTGCAGTACTGCTTTGGACTTGGTTACTACATTGCTGTTGGCTCAACTGTGCTATGTCAAGTGCCTAGTAACGTCAGGAATG GAAAGGTCATAAGTCTGAGCCACAGTGTGCCTTTTGGAGACTGGTTTGAGAGAGTTTCATGCCCTCATTATTTTGCAGAGCTCCTCATATATGTATCTATGGCCATCACGCTTGGGTTTCACAACGTGACGTGGTGGTGTGTAGTGATGTATGTTCTTTTTAACCAGGCACTGGCTGCTGTTTTGTGTCATGAGTTCTATCAGAAAAACTTTAGCTCCTACCCAAAGCATCGAAAAGCATTTATACCATTTGTTTTTTAG
- the SRD5A3 gene encoding polyprenol reductase isoform X1, whose protein sequence is MPAVLAAAWSLLAAAFLAALVLVPRLRRAGVVSGLLQDLVRYGKTKRGCGQRPGWLRLLQAPKRWFTHFYVVSVLWNGFLLIGLFQAEFLGGSLPSWIQHVHRSLGRDSQSEDTDSEHFSALLVLLLLWLHSCRRLAECLWTSVFSNGVIHIVQYCFGLGYYIAVGSTVLCQVPSNVRNGKELSVQICWYHVVGVTMYIWASLHQHRCLVILANLRKSKSGKVISLSHSVPFGDWFERVSCPHYFAELLIYVSMAITLGFHNVTWWCVVMYVLFNQALAAVLCHEFYQKNFSSYPKHRKAFIPFVF, encoded by the exons aTGCCGGCGGTGCTGGCCGCCGCCTGGTCCCTGCTGGCCGCCGCCTTCCTGGCGGCGCTGGTGCTGGTGCCGCGGCTGCGGCGGGCCGGCGTCGTCTCCGGCCTCTTGCAGGATCTCGTTCGCTACGGGAAGACGAAGCGCGGCTGCGGGCAGCGCCCGGGCTGGCTGCGCCTCCTCCAGGCCCCCAAGAG GTGGTTTACTCACTTTTATGTGGTTTCTGTGCTCTGGAACGGCTTTCTGCTGATCGGGCTTTTCCAAGCCGAGTTCCTTGGAGGGTCGCTCCCATCATGGATTCAGCATGTGCACCGCTCTCTTGGCAGAGATTCTCAGAGTGAGGACACGG ATAGTGAGCACTTCTCTGCACTCCTGGTTCTCCTACTGCTTTGGTTGCATAGCTGTCGAAGACTTGCAGAATGCCTCTGGACCAGCGTGTTTTCCAATGGCGTCATTCACATCGTGCAGTACTGCTTTGGACTTGGTTACTACATTGCTGTTGGCTCAACTGTGCTATGTCAAGTGCCTAGTAACGTCAGGAATG GTAAGGAGCTTTCTGTGCAGATCTGCTGGTACCACGTTGTAGGAGTTACGATGTACATTTGGGCCTCTCTTCACCAACACAGATGTCTTGTGATTCTAGCTAATCTTAGAAAAAGTAAATCAG GAAAGGTCATAAGTCTGAGCCACAGTGTGCCTTTTGGAGACTGGTTTGAGAGAGTTTCATGCCCTCATTATTTTGCAGAGCTCCTCATATATGTATCTATGGCCATCACGCTTGGGTTTCACAACGTGACGTGGTGGTGTGTAGTGATGTATGTTCTTTTTAACCAGGCACTGGCTGCTGTTTTGTGTCATGAGTTCTATCAGAAAAACTTTAGCTCCTACCCAAAGCATCGAAAAGCATTTATACCATTTGTTTTTTAG
- the SRD5A3 gene encoding polyprenol reductase isoform X2: protein MPAVLAAAWSLLAAAFLAALVLVPRLRRAGVVSGLLQDLVRYGKTKRGCGQRPGWLRLLQAPKRWFTHFYVVSVLWNGFLLIGLFQAEFLGGSLPSWIQHVHRSLGRDSQSEDTGNEHFSALLVLLLLWLHSCRRLAECLWTSVFSNGVIHIVQYCFGLGYYIAVGSTVLCQVPSNVRNGKELSVQICWYHVVGVTMYIWASLHQHRCLVILANLRKSKSGKVISLSHSVPFGDWFERVSCPHYFAELLIYVSMAITLGFHNVTWWCVVMYVLFNQALAAVLCHEFYQKNFSSYPKHRKAFIPFVF, encoded by the exons aTGCCGGCGGTGCTGGCCGCCGCCTGGTCCCTGCTGGCCGCCGCCTTCCTGGCGGCGCTGGTGCTGGTGCCGCGGCTGCGGCGGGCCGGCGTCGTCTCCGGCCTCTTGCAGGATCTCGTTCGCTACGGGAAGACGAAGCGCGGCTGCGGGCAGCGCCCGGGCTGGCTGCGCCTCCTCCAGGCCCCCAAGAG GTGGTTTACTCACTTTTATGTGGTTTCTGTGCTCTGGAACGGCTTTCTGCTGATCGGGCTTTTCCAAGCCGAGTTCCTTGGAGGGTCGCTCCCATCATGGATTCAGCATGTGCACCGCTCTCTTGGCAGAGATTCTCAGAGTGAGGACACGGGCAA TGAGCACTTCTCTGCACTCCTGGTTCTCCTACTGCTTTGGTTGCATAGCTGTCGAAGACTTGCAGAATGCCTCTGGACCAGCGTGTTTTCCAATGGCGTCATTCACATCGTGCAGTACTGCTTTGGACTTGGTTACTACATTGCTGTTGGCTCAACTGTGCTATGTCAAGTGCCTAGTAACGTCAGGAATG GTAAGGAGCTTTCTGTGCAGATCTGCTGGTACCACGTTGTAGGAGTTACGATGTACATTTGGGCCTCTCTTCACCAACACAGATGTCTTGTGATTCTAGCTAATCTTAGAAAAAGTAAATCAG GAAAGGTCATAAGTCTGAGCCACAGTGTGCCTTTTGGAGACTGGTTTGAGAGAGTTTCATGCCCTCATTATTTTGCAGAGCTCCTCATATATGTATCTATGGCCATCACGCTTGGGTTTCACAACGTGACGTGGTGGTGTGTAGTGATGTATGTTCTTTTTAACCAGGCACTGGCTGCTGTTTTGTGTCATGAGTTCTATCAGAAAAACTTTAGCTCCTACCCAAAGCATCGAAAAGCATTTATACCATTTGTTTTTTAG